Proteins found in one Streptomyces sp. NBC_00461 genomic segment:
- a CDS encoding SCO2583 family membrane protein, which yields MGGPGDPPEGTPEGAPGGGEDEYRSVVFDESFVRAARLQEFSAHERMADHAPAVRRRTPLRRGLSRQALILVLLIAVAFGTAIYMGVRHPYQTPAARQPVEPLRMTVIPLSPQGRVPGAVDPEYLYAHSPAAQFRVGAEGIPLPASRRTAHFSESQVVAALTAAKDYIVRSSLSPDVISSQDVRSVRVLLDGDQLDQFDQSFEHPTADGRHQPTGWMVRFDQTRAQLADTKIRVEGTLQAVETDSATLEVTADHTFVYALKPTGADAKAQASLFTVRRELHFRFDRDDLRLRQAQLVVSYVQAGPLSCAEDSTNHLHPLLAGQTAKAGGPAGTDPYATGGTTALCGSLATGAQPKV from the coding sequence ATGGGAGGGCCTGGAGACCCACCTGAGGGGACACCCGAGGGCGCCCCCGGAGGTGGAGAGGACGAGTATCGATCCGTCGTCTTCGACGAGTCGTTCGTTCGCGCTGCCCGCCTCCAGGAGTTCTCCGCGCACGAGCGCATGGCCGACCACGCACCCGCCGTACGCCGCCGTACGCCACTGCGCCGGGGCTTGTCCCGGCAGGCGCTGATCCTTGTTCTCCTGATCGCGGTGGCCTTCGGCACCGCGATCTACATGGGTGTACGGCACCCCTACCAGACCCCCGCGGCCCGGCAGCCCGTCGAGCCCCTGCGGATGACCGTCATACCGCTCTCCCCGCAGGGCCGGGTGCCCGGCGCGGTCGATCCCGAGTACCTGTACGCGCACAGCCCCGCCGCGCAGTTCCGCGTCGGCGCCGAGGGCATACCGCTGCCCGCCTCGCGGCGCACCGCGCACTTCTCCGAGAGCCAGGTGGTGGCCGCCCTGACCGCCGCCAAGGACTACATCGTGCGGTCCTCGCTCTCACCCGACGTGATCAGCAGCCAGGACGTCCGCTCCGTGCGCGTCCTGCTCGACGGCGACCAGCTGGACCAGTTCGACCAGAGTTTCGAGCACCCGACCGCCGACGGGCGCCACCAGCCCACCGGCTGGATGGTTCGCTTCGACCAGACCCGCGCCCAGCTCGCCGACACCAAGATCCGCGTCGAGGGCACGCTGCAGGCCGTAGAGACCGACTCCGCCACCCTTGAGGTCACCGCGGACCACACCTTCGTCTACGCGCTGAAGCCGACCGGCGCCGACGCCAAGGCCCAGGCCTCCCTGTTCACCGTCCGGCGCGAGCTGCACTTCCGCTTCGACCGCGACGACCTGCGCCTGCGCCAGGCCCAGCTCGTCGTGTCCTACGTCCAGGCCGGCCCGCTGTCCTGCGCCGAGGACTCCACGAACCACCTCCACCCGCTGCTGGCCGGACAGACGGCCAAGGCGGGCGGCCCGGCAGGCACCGACCCGTACGCCACGGGCGGCACGACGGCCCTGTGCGGGTCGTTGGCCACTGGGGCGCAGCCGAAGGTGTGA
- a CDS encoding SCO2584 family spore wall biosynthesis protein, producing MPEDVGGTPFPDGWEPDDDHDRGVSDEEFASVVFDEAFVRAAVVHEPTAVERLLAAAQARAEASEAEARRAHGRGERYEDGYRPDARTGFGHDPDLDDLDDTDVLEGRYGAPGTYGKPVRWHRPVAWMLALVMGIGMVALAFAAVYRGASSGSRDQVPAPASTGLEQGSAAPPSASADNSQPALSVIPRTP from the coding sequence GTGCCGGAGGACGTGGGGGGCACGCCGTTCCCTGACGGCTGGGAGCCCGACGACGACCACGACCGCGGGGTGTCGGACGAAGAGTTCGCCTCCGTGGTCTTCGACGAGGCCTTCGTACGGGCGGCCGTAGTACACGAGCCGACCGCCGTCGAACGCCTCCTTGCCGCTGCCCAGGCGAGAGCGGAGGCCTCCGAGGCGGAAGCCCGCAGGGCCCACGGCAGAGGCGAGCGCTACGAGGACGGGTACCGCCCCGACGCACGCACCGGTTTCGGCCATGATCCCGACCTCGACGACCTGGACGACACCGACGTCCTCGAAGGCCGCTACGGCGCCCCGGGGACGTACGGGAAACCGGTCCGCTGGCATCGCCCCGTCGCGTGGATGCTCGCCCTGGTGATGGGCATCGGCATGGTCGCGCTGGCCTTCGCCGCGGTCTACCGGGGAGCCTCCTCGGGCAGCCGGGACCAGGTGCCGGCGCCCGCCTCGACGGGTCTGGAACAGGGCAGCGCGGCGCCGCCCTCCGCTTCCGCCGACAACTCTCAGCCAGCCCTCTCGGTGATACCGCGCACCCCCTGA
- a CDS encoding glutamate-5-semialdehyde dehydrogenase, whose amino-acid sequence MTTLSPYDSMSPVTRAAYRAKAAAADLAPLPRAVKDDALLAVADALEVRTSEIVEANAKDIAKAREAGTSEAIVDRLTLTPERVRAIASDVRDVVALPDPVGEVVRGSTLPNGIDLRQVRVPLGVVGIIYEARPNVTVDAAALCLKSGNAVLLRGSASAYESNTALVRVLRDAVGGAGLPADAIQLVPGESRESVRELMRARGLVDVLIPRGGASLIQTVVSESTVPVIETGTGNCHVYVDASADLDMAVDILINSKAHRVSVCNAAETLLVHQDIAPEFLPRALNALAEAGVTVHADPRVLAYAKDSKATVVEATPEDWDTEYLSYDIAAAVVDSLDKAVEHIRLWTSGHTEAIVTTSQQAARRFTQLVDSTTVAVNASTRFTDGGQFGFGAEIGISTQKLHARGPMGLPELTSTKYIVTGDGHIRR is encoded by the coding sequence ATGACCACGCTTTCGCCGTACGACTCCATGTCCCCGGTCACCCGGGCCGCCTACCGCGCCAAGGCCGCCGCCGCCGACCTCGCCCCGCTGCCGCGCGCGGTGAAGGACGACGCGCTGCTCGCCGTCGCGGACGCCCTGGAGGTCCGTACGAGCGAGATCGTCGAGGCCAACGCCAAGGACATCGCCAAGGCCCGCGAGGCCGGCACCAGCGAGGCCATCGTCGACCGTCTGACGCTCACGCCCGAGCGGGTGCGCGCGATCGCCTCGGACGTGCGGGACGTCGTAGCGCTGCCCGACCCGGTCGGCGAGGTCGTCCGCGGCTCGACCCTCCCGAACGGCATCGACCTGCGCCAGGTCCGCGTCCCGCTGGGCGTCGTCGGCATCATCTACGAGGCCCGCCCGAACGTGACCGTGGACGCGGCGGCGCTGTGCCTGAAGTCCGGCAACGCGGTCCTGCTGCGCGGCTCGGCCTCGGCGTACGAGTCGAACACCGCCCTCGTGCGGGTGCTGCGCGACGCCGTGGGCGGCGCCGGGCTGCCCGCCGACGCCATCCAGCTGGTGCCCGGGGAGAGCCGCGAGAGCGTGCGCGAGCTGATGCGCGCCCGGGGCCTGGTCGACGTGCTGATCCCGCGCGGCGGGGCCTCCCTGATCCAGACGGTCGTCTCCGAGTCCACCGTCCCCGTCATCGAGACCGGCACCGGCAACTGTCACGTCTACGTCGACGCGTCGGCCGACCTCGACATGGCGGTCGACATCCTGATCAACTCCAAGGCCCACCGGGTCAGCGTCTGCAACGCCGCCGAGACCCTCCTCGTCCACCAGGACATCGCCCCCGAGTTCCTGCCCCGGGCCCTGAACGCCCTCGCGGAGGCCGGAGTGACGGTGCACGCCGACCCGCGCGTGCTGGCGTACGCGAAGGACTCCAAGGCGACCGTCGTCGAGGCCACGCCGGAGGACTGGGACACCGAGTACCTCTCCTACGACATCGCCGCCGCCGTCGTCGACTCCCTGGACAAGGCCGTCGAGCACATCCGCCTGTGGACCTCCGGTCACACCGAGGCGATCGTCACGACCTCGCAGCAGGCCGCCCGCCGCTTCACCCAGCTCGTCGACTCCACCACCGTCGCCGTGAACGCCTCCACGCGCTTCACCGACGGCGGCCAGTTCGGCTTCGGCGCGGAGATCGGCATCTCCACGCAGAAGCTGCACGCGCGCGGGCCGATGGGGCTGCCGGAGCTGACGAGCACGAAGTACATCGTCACCGGGGACGGGCACATCCGGCGCTGA
- the proB gene encoding glutamate 5-kinase, whose product MIEARRIVVKVGSSSLTTASGGLDADRVDALVDVLAKSRSGGEKEIVLVSSGAIAAGLSPLGLRRRPRDLARQQAAASVGQGLLVARYAASFARYGVRVGQVLLTSDDMSRRAHHRNASRTLDKLLAMGAFPIVNENDTVATDEIRFGDNDRLAALVAHLVHADLLVLLSDVDGVYDGDPSKPGTSRIAQVHGPEDLAHVDIGSAGKAGVGTGGMVTKVEAARIAAAAGIPVVLTSAIHAGDALQGNDTGTYFHPADRRSADRLLWLQHASTPQGSLTLDDGAVRAVVERRKSLLPAGIAAVEGEFSAGDPVELRDGEGRAVARGLVNFDAKEIPQLLGRSTRELARELGPAYEREVVHRDDLVILHP is encoded by the coding sequence GTGATCGAGGCCCGCAGGATCGTCGTCAAGGTGGGTTCCTCGTCGCTGACCACCGCGTCCGGCGGCCTCGACGCCGACCGGGTCGACGCGCTCGTCGACGTCCTCGCCAAGAGCCGCAGCGGGGGAGAGAAGGAGATCGTCCTGGTCTCCTCCGGTGCCATCGCCGCGGGCCTGTCCCCGCTGGGCCTGCGCCGCCGCCCCAGGGACCTCGCCCGCCAGCAGGCCGCCGCCAGCGTCGGCCAGGGCCTGCTCGTCGCCCGCTACGCCGCCTCCTTCGCCCGCTACGGCGTCCGCGTCGGCCAGGTCCTGCTCACCTCGGACGACATGAGCCGCCGCGCCCACCACCGCAACGCCTCCCGCACCCTCGACAAGCTGCTCGCGATGGGCGCGTTCCCGATCGTCAACGAGAACGACACCGTCGCCACCGACGAGATCCGCTTCGGCGACAACGACCGCCTCGCCGCGCTGGTCGCCCACCTCGTCCACGCCGACCTGCTGGTGCTGCTGTCCGACGTCGACGGCGTCTACGACGGCGACCCCAGCAAGCCCGGCACCTCGCGGATAGCTCAGGTCCACGGGCCCGAGGACCTCGCGCACGTCGACATCGGCAGCGCGGGCAAGGCCGGCGTCGGCACCGGCGGCATGGTCACCAAGGTCGAGGCGGCCCGGATCGCGGCCGCCGCCGGCATCCCGGTCGTCCTCACCAGCGCGATCCACGCCGGCGACGCGCTGCAGGGCAACGACACCGGCACCTACTTCCACCCCGCGGACAGGCGCTCCGCCGACCGGCTGCTGTGGTTGCAGCACGCCTCCACCCCGCAGGGCTCCCTCACGCTGGACGACGGGGCGGTGCGGGCGGTGGTCGAGCGGCGCAAGTCGCTGCTGCCGGCCGGAATCGCCGCGGTGGAGGGCGAGTTCAGCGCCGGGGACCCGGTCGAGCTGCGCGACGGCGAGGGGCGCGCGGTGGCCCGCGGGCTCGTCAACTTCGACGCCAAGGAGATCCCCCAGCTGCTCGGCCGCTCGACCCGGGAACTGGCGCGCGAACTGGGCCCGGCGTACGAACGCGAGGTCGTCCACCGGGACGACCTGGTGATCCTGCATCCCTGA
- a CDS encoding polysaccharide pyruvyl transferase family protein, translating to MQPTEVRRAKRILLRSGKSPFDVFPVEEALDQDVIATNSGNLIFSDASHKILETPGTEVISNRMRTEVAAAGLINEEYDAFVVPLANAFRPSFEAGLKRLTRLISRLKIPVVVLGIGAQAGLNYNAARLKPMEPAVRDFVSAVLDRSASIGVRGEFTEKYLKDLGFNDVEVIGCPSLFMYGKELAVDKRTPDLTAGSRIAVNGSHSAVQKQGLGKVIDRAHARYPHLTFFGQNLSDARQLHWRDLSHPNAAVTAIPTHPDHPMYREDKVRVYVDPVTWIDDLRGYDFSFGSRIHGNIAALLAGTPATVLCGDSRTLELCRYFDIPHRRIDRLPPDLDPAQLYEEADLTGLTGGHLERFERFTGFLDRNGLENTFTHGDGGAGFEARMKELAFPAGIRPWNDADLASLTSRFGWMQSRITELSLDNAQLKRDLERGTARPGTASPSTSVYRRARRVVGRPIRRALQSGR from the coding sequence GTGCAACCTACAGAAGTTCGCCGTGCAAAGCGCATCCTCCTGCGTTCGGGGAAGAGCCCCTTCGACGTCTTTCCGGTGGAGGAGGCCCTCGACCAGGACGTCATCGCCACCAACTCAGGCAACCTGATCTTCAGTGACGCCTCCCACAAGATCCTCGAAACCCCGGGGACCGAGGTCATCTCGAACAGGATGCGGACCGAAGTGGCGGCGGCGGGCCTGATCAACGAGGAGTACGACGCGTTCGTCGTGCCCCTGGCCAATGCGTTCCGGCCGTCGTTCGAGGCCGGGCTGAAGCGGTTGACGCGGCTGATCAGCAGGCTGAAGATCCCGGTCGTGGTGCTGGGCATCGGTGCGCAGGCCGGGCTGAACTACAACGCGGCACGGCTCAAGCCGATGGAGCCGGCCGTGCGCGACTTCGTCTCCGCGGTGCTCGACCGCAGTGCCTCGATCGGCGTGCGGGGCGAGTTCACCGAGAAGTACCTCAAGGACCTGGGGTTCAACGACGTCGAGGTCATCGGCTGCCCGTCCCTGTTCATGTACGGCAAGGAACTGGCCGTGGACAAGCGGACGCCGGACCTCACCGCCGGCTCCCGGATCGCGGTCAACGGCTCGCACAGCGCGGTGCAGAAGCAGGGCCTGGGCAAGGTCATCGACCGCGCCCACGCCCGCTATCCGCATCTGACGTTCTTCGGCCAGAACCTCAGCGACGCACGGCAGTTGCACTGGCGGGACCTGTCCCACCCGAACGCGGCGGTGACGGCGATCCCGACGCATCCCGACCACCCGATGTACCGGGAGGACAAGGTCCGGGTCTACGTCGACCCGGTCACCTGGATCGACGACCTGCGCGGGTACGACTTCTCCTTCGGCTCCCGCATCCACGGCAACATCGCGGCGCTGCTCGCGGGCACGCCCGCCACGGTACTGTGCGGCGACTCGCGGACGCTGGAGCTGTGCCGCTACTTCGACATCCCGCACCGCCGCATCGACAGGCTGCCCCCGGACCTGGACCCCGCGCAGCTCTACGAGGAGGCCGACCTCACCGGCCTGACCGGCGGTCATCTGGAGCGCTTCGAGCGGTTCACGGGGTTCCTGGACAGGAACGGCCTGGAGAACACGTTCACACACGGAGACGGCGGCGCGGGCTTCGAGGCACGGATGAAGGAGCTGGCCTTCCCGGCGGGCATCCGTCCCTGGAACGACGCCGACCTCGCCTCGCTCACCTCACGTTTCGGCTGGATGCAGAGCCGTATCACCGAACTGTCGCTGGACAACGCCCAGTTGAAGCGGGATCTGGAACGAGGCACCGCCAGGCCGGGTACGGCGTCACCGTCGACGTCCGTCTACCGTCGGGCCCGCCGCGTGGTGGGCCGCCCGATCCGACGTGCACTGCAGTCGGGCCGGTAA
- a CDS encoding glycosyltransferase family 2 protein, with amino-acid sequence MTVAQPDVSVIIGAYEAMPYLVECLASVEAQTIDPERIEVIAVDDGSTDGTGDYLEEFAERVTMPVTVIRQDNSGGPSGPRNVGLGKAAGRYVFFLDADDRLGPEALERMVAMADRNGTDVVLGRVEGINRKPPQSMWGKTFERTDVFSSNIKFTLSAQKLFRREFLERHGMRFDESLWTGEDALFTMEAYLRADGVSVLADYTCYYLVGRDDGKHVTKSGSYTLRFDSARALMNLIAGLVPAGERRDALMIRPFLITLLPQFGPRYLKDSEKVRRHKFELAKPLMEEFWGEGVAGRLKVEERLRLHLVAEQRPELLVGVVEFVKAKKQAAALLEKKGRHVYLAYPLFRDAAARIPDSVYLAAPREARAVPGYREHSPASVLRRAARKARRVIRSRTTASRPRTPGGTGTGTGTGAAAAA; translated from the coding sequence GTGACCGTCGCGCAGCCTGATGTGAGTGTGATCATCGGGGCGTACGAAGCGATGCCGTATCTGGTCGAGTGCCTCGCGTCCGTCGAGGCACAGACCATCGACCCGGAGCGCATCGAGGTCATCGCGGTGGACGACGGGTCCACCGATGGGACGGGGGACTACCTGGAGGAGTTCGCGGAGCGTGTGACCATGCCGGTCACGGTGATCCGGCAGGACAACTCCGGCGGCCCGAGCGGGCCGCGCAACGTCGGGCTCGGCAAGGCCGCCGGGCGCTACGTCTTCTTCCTCGACGCCGACGACCGGCTGGGCCCGGAGGCGCTGGAGCGGATGGTGGCGATGGCCGACCGCAACGGCACCGACGTGGTCCTCGGCCGGGTCGAGGGCATCAACCGCAAGCCGCCGCAGTCGATGTGGGGAAAGACGTTCGAGCGTACGGACGTGTTCTCCTCCAACATCAAGTTCACGCTGAGCGCGCAGAAGCTGTTCCGCCGGGAGTTCCTGGAGCGGCACGGCATGCGCTTCGACGAGTCCCTGTGGACCGGCGAGGACGCGCTGTTCACGATGGAGGCCTATCTGCGGGCGGACGGCGTCTCCGTGCTGGCCGACTACACCTGCTACTACCTGGTCGGCCGGGACGACGGCAAGCACGTGACGAAGAGCGGGAGTTACACCCTGCGCTTCGACTCCGCGCGTGCCCTGATGAACCTGATAGCCGGGCTGGTCCCCGCGGGGGAGCGGCGCGACGCGCTCATGATCCGGCCCTTCCTGATCACGCTGCTCCCGCAGTTCGGTCCCCGGTACCTCAAGGACAGCGAGAAGGTCCGCCGGCACAAGTTCGAGCTGGCGAAACCGCTGATGGAGGAGTTCTGGGGTGAGGGCGTGGCCGGCCGCCTTAAGGTCGAGGAGCGGCTCAGGCTGCACCTGGTCGCCGAGCAGCGGCCCGAACTCCTCGTCGGCGTCGTGGAGTTCGTCAAGGCGAAGAAGCAGGCGGCCGCGCTCCTGGAGAAGAAGGGCCGCCACGTCTACCTCGCCTACCCGCTCTTCCGTGACGCCGCGGCGCGCATACCGGACTCGGTCTACCTCGCCGCTCCCCGCGAGGCCCGCGCCGTCCCGGGCTACCGGGAACACTCGCCCGCCTCGGTGCTGCGCCGCGCGGCCCGCAAGGCGCGCAGGGTGATCCGGTCCCGGACGACGGCGAGCAGGCCGCGGACGCCAGGGGGAACGGGTACGGGTACGGGAACGGGCGCCGCGGCGGCGGCCTGA
- a CDS encoding bifunctional cytidylyltransferase/SDR family oxidoreductase codes for MSQHIAKPRTTAVILAGGTGQRVGLSIPKQLLKIAGKAVVEHTLTTFEKADSIDDVIVLMAPGYVPDIEKIVAKAGFKKVKKIIEGGSTRNETTERAIEALGEGLAEGEDLNVLFHDAVRPLLSQRVIDDCVVALERFQAVDVAIPSADTIIVTRTHGEDGEFITEIPDRSRLRRGQTPQAFKLSTIKRAYEVAASDPNFQATDDCSVVLKYLPDVPIHVVAGDEYNMKVTQPVDVFIADKLFQLASTATPEQMSEEAYRELLTGKTVVIFGGSYGIGKDIAELAESYGSKVYALGRSTTGTHVENPEEVDDALSKAYAETGRIDYVVNTAGVLRIGKLAETDNATIEEALKVNYLAPVQIARSAYKYLAETKGQLLLYTSSSYTRGRAEYSLYSSTKAAMVNLTQALSDEWAGDGIRVNCVNPERTATPMRTKAFGQEPTGSLLSSEAVARTSLDVLLSELTGHVIDVRQQDPTAGAAKASGFEQALASVLDVQDGV; via the coding sequence GTGTCCCAGCACATAGCCAAGCCCCGTACCACCGCAGTGATCCTGGCCGGTGGCACCGGCCAGCGGGTGGGTCTCTCGATCCCCAAGCAGCTGCTGAAGATCGCCGGCAAGGCAGTGGTCGAGCACACCCTGACCACCTTCGAGAAGGCCGACTCGATCGACGACGTCATCGTGCTGATGGCGCCGGGCTACGTCCCCGACATCGAGAAGATCGTCGCCAAGGCCGGGTTCAAGAAGGTCAAGAAGATCATCGAGGGCGGCTCGACGCGGAACGAGACCACCGAGCGTGCCATCGAGGCGCTCGGCGAGGGCCTGGCCGAGGGCGAGGACCTCAACGTCCTCTTCCACGATGCCGTGCGCCCCCTGCTCTCGCAGCGCGTCATCGACGACTGCGTGGTCGCCCTGGAGCGCTTCCAGGCCGTCGACGTCGCCATCCCGTCCGCGGACACCATCATCGTCACGCGCACGCACGGCGAGGACGGCGAGTTCATCACCGAGATCCCGGACCGCTCCCGCCTGCGCCGCGGCCAGACCCCGCAGGCCTTCAAGCTGTCCACGATCAAGCGCGCCTACGAGGTCGCCGCCAGCGACCCCAACTTCCAGGCCACGGACGACTGCTCGGTCGTACTGAAGTACCTGCCGGACGTGCCGATCCACGTCGTCGCGGGTGACGAGTACAACATGAAGGTCACGCAGCCGGTCGACGTCTTCATCGCCGACAAGCTGTTCCAGCTCGCCTCGACCGCCACGCCCGAGCAGATGAGCGAGGAGGCCTACCGCGAGCTGCTGACCGGCAAGACGGTCGTCATCTTCGGCGGCTCGTACGGCATCGGCAAGGACATCGCCGAGCTCGCCGAGTCCTACGGCTCCAAGGTGTACGCGCTCGGCCGCTCCACCACCGGCACGCACGTGGAGAACCCGGAGGAGGTCGACGACGCGCTGTCCAAGGCGTACGCGGAGACCGGCCGGATCGACTACGTCGTCAACACCGCGGGCGTGCTGCGCATCGGCAAGCTGGCCGAGACCGACAACGCGACCATCGAGGAAGCGCTGAAGGTCAACTACCTCGCGCCGGTGCAGATCGCCCGTTCCGCGTACAAGTACCTGGCGGAGACCAAGGGCCAGCTGCTGCTGTACACCTCCAGCAGCTACACCCGCGGCCGCGCCGAGTACAGCCTCTACTCCTCGACCAAGGCCGCCATGGTGAACCTCACCCAGGCCCTGTCCGACGAGTGGGCCGGCGACGGCATCCGCGTCAACTGCGTCAACCCGGAGCGCACCGCGACGCCCATGCGCACCAAGGCCTTCGGCCAGGAGCCCACGGGTTCCCTGCTCTCCTCCGAGGCGGTGGCCCGCACCTCGCTCGACGTGCTGCTGTCCGAGCTGACCGGGCACGTCATCGACGTCCGCCAGCAGGACCCGACGGCGGGCGCGGCGAAGGCCTCCGGCTTCGAGCAGGCGCTGGCCTCGGTTCTGGACGTCCAGGACGGCGTGTAA
- a CDS encoding alkaline phosphatase D family protein, translating to MTGTISPDRRRFLTAGAAVLGAAASAQLWVPGTARAAEATLPDGVFSLGVASGDPLPDGIVLWTRLAPDPLNGGGMPDRVVAVEWEIADDPRLRKPVRRGVAQARPEYGHSVHVDVRGLRSDRSYWYRFRVSGQLSPTGRTRTAPHPHSRGGSLRVALASCQNWQHGYFTPYADMLQQDPDFVLFVGDYIYESTPASTGPRRHEGTGEPYTLVEYRNRYAQYRTDPDLAAMHASAPWVVTFDDHEVDNDWAGEIPQDPAKQPHDAFVARLTAAFQAYYEHMPVRATAIPTGPHIQMYRRLEFGRLARLNVLDTRQFRSDQVTSQAAAEDPSLTMLGAEQKAWLLDGMQDSPARWNLVASQIMMAETDLQIGEGKLWYYDAWDGYQVERNALLDEFADVRNPVVLSGDRHLTMISDLKTDYADPDSEVVGAEFVGTSISSNGDQDQAAFHAQWDPLQADNPHWKLIDAHRGYHLFDIRRDGIDAQVRVVDTVLQPKATPSTYARLRVENGRPGVELA from the coding sequence ATGACCGGAACAATCTCGCCCGACCGACGGCGCTTTCTGACCGCCGGTGCCGCCGTCCTCGGTGCGGCGGCCTCCGCCCAACTGTGGGTGCCGGGCACCGCCCGGGCGGCCGAGGCCACGCTGCCCGACGGGGTGTTCAGCCTCGGCGTCGCCTCCGGTGACCCGCTGCCCGACGGCATCGTGCTGTGGACCCGGCTCGCCCCCGACCCGCTGAACGGCGGCGGCATGCCCGACCGCGTGGTCGCGGTGGAGTGGGAGATCGCGGACGACCCACGGCTCAGAAAGCCGGTGCGCCGGGGCGTCGCCCAGGCCCGCCCCGAGTACGGGCACAGCGTTCACGTGGACGTACGCGGACTGCGCTCCGACCGCTCGTACTGGTACCGCTTCCGGGTGAGCGGGCAGCTCTCGCCCACCGGCCGCACCCGCACCGCCCCCCACCCGCACAGCAGGGGCGGCTCCCTGCGCGTCGCGCTCGCATCCTGCCAGAACTGGCAGCACGGCTATTTCACGCCGTACGCCGACATGCTCCAGCAGGACCCCGACTTCGTCCTGTTCGTCGGCGACTACATCTACGAGTCCACGCCTGCCTCGACGGGGCCGCGCCGGCACGAGGGCACGGGGGAGCCGTACACCCTGGTCGAGTACCGCAACCGGTACGCGCAGTACCGCACCGACCCCGACCTCGCGGCGATGCACGCCAGCGCCCCCTGGGTGGTCACCTTCGACGACCACGAGGTCGACAACGACTGGGCCGGCGAGATCCCGCAGGACCCCGCCAAGCAGCCGCACGACGCGTTCGTGGCGCGGCTGACGGCGGCCTTCCAGGCGTACTACGAGCACATGCCGGTCCGCGCGACCGCCATCCCGACCGGCCCGCACATCCAGATGTACCGCCGCCTGGAGTTCGGCCGCCTCGCGCGCCTCAACGTCCTCGACACCCGCCAGTTCCGCAGCGACCAGGTGACCAGCCAGGCGGCCGCCGAGGACCCGTCACTCACGATGCTCGGCGCCGAGCAGAAGGCGTGGCTGCTGGACGGGATGCAGGACTCGCCGGCCCGCTGGAACCTCGTCGCCTCGCAGATAATGATGGCCGAGACCGACCTGCAGATCGGCGAGGGCAAGCTCTGGTACTACGACGCCTGGGACGGCTACCAGGTCGAGCGCAACGCCCTGCTCGACGAGTTCGCCGACGTCCGCAACCCCGTCGTACTCAGCGGCGACCGCCACCTGACGATGATCAGCGACCTCAAAACGGACTACGCCGACCCGGACTCCGAGGTCGTCGGCGCCGAGTTCGTCGGTACGTCCATCTCCAGCAACGGCGACCAGGACCAGGCCGCCTTCCACGCGCAGTGGGACCCGCTGCAGGCGGACAACCCGCACTGGAAGCTGATCGACGCCCACCGGGGCTACCACCTCTTCGACATCCGGCGTGACGGGATCGACGCGCAGGTGCGGGTGGTCGACACGGTGCTGCAGCCGAAGGCGACGCCGAGCACCTATGCGCGACTGCGGGTGGAGAACGGTCGGCCGGGCGTCGAACTCGCCTGA